One genomic region from Erythrobacter mangrovi encodes:
- a CDS encoding acyl-CoA dehydrogenase family protein produces the protein MTAFDDWRARSPFYDESHEALSASVRRFVEREIAPYVDRWEAEGELPRELHRKAAEAGILGLRYPEQYGGHEEGFDIFHSLVVTEELASCGAGGVGASLMTHGIGLPPVLALGSDELKQRVAPPVLAGEKIIALGITEAGGGSDVANLKTTARREGDHYVVNGGKMFITSGMRADWLTCAVRTGGPGAGGISLLLIDMASEGVERTRLDKMGWRCSDTAAIHFSDVRVPAENLIGPENGGFIGIMRNFNGERLGMAMGCCAYARVAMAEAAEWAQQRETFGKPLVGHQSIRIKLADMERQIEATQAWVDLCAWQVREGRDRPADFAMLKVQATRMLEAVAREAAQVLGGASYITGSKVERIYREVRVNAIGGGSEEIMLDLAGRQLFGGSR, from the coding sequence ATGACCGCATTCGACGACTGGCGCGCCCGCTCTCCCTTCTACGACGAAAGCCACGAGGCGCTGTCCGCCAGCGTCCGCCGTTTCGTCGAGCGCGAAATTGCGCCCTACGTGGACCGGTGGGAGGCGGAAGGCGAATTGCCGCGCGAGTTGCACCGCAAGGCGGCCGAAGCGGGCATCCTGGGCCTGCGCTATCCCGAGCAATATGGCGGGCACGAGGAAGGCTTCGACATCTTCCACTCGCTGGTGGTGACCGAGGAACTCGCGTCCTGCGGCGCCGGCGGTGTCGGCGCCTCGCTGATGACCCATGGCATCGGCCTGCCTCCGGTCCTTGCGCTCGGCTCCGACGAATTGAAACAACGCGTCGCCCCGCCGGTACTCGCGGGCGAGAAGATCATCGCGCTCGGCATCACCGAGGCTGGCGGCGGTTCAGACGTCGCCAACCTCAAGACCACGGCACGGCGCGAAGGCGACCATTACGTCGTCAACGGCGGCAAGATGTTCATTACCAGCGGCATGCGCGCCGATTGGCTTACCTGCGCGGTGCGCACCGGCGGCCCCGGGGCGGGCGGCATCTCGCTGCTGCTGATCGACATGGCGAGCGAAGGCGTCGAACGCACCCGGCTCGACAAGATGGGCTGGCGCTGTTCGGACACCGCGGCGATCCACTTCTCCGACGTGCGAGTGCCCGCAGAGAACCTGATCGGGCCCGAGAATGGCGGCTTCATCGGGATCATGCGTAATTTCAACGGCGAACGGCTGGGCATGGCCATGGGCTGCTGCGCCTATGCCCGCGTGGCGATGGCCGAAGCCGCGGAATGGGCGCAGCAGCGCGAAACTTTCGGCAAGCCGCTGGTCGGACACCAGTCGATCCGCATCAAGCTGGCCGATATGGAGCGCCAGATCGAGGCAACGCAGGCCTGGGTGGACCTCTGCGCCTGGCAGGTGCGCGAGGGACGCGATCGCCCGGCCGATTTCGCCATGCTCAAGGTGCAGGCCACGCGCATGCTCGAAGCCGTCGCGCGCGAAGCGGCGCAGGTGCTCGGCGGGGCGAGCTACATCACCGGTAGCAAGGTCGAACGAATCTATCGCGAGGTACGCGTCAATGCGATCGGTGGCGGGAGCGAGGAGATCATGCTCGACCTCGCCGGGCGGCAACTATTCGGCGGGAGTCGCTGA
- a CDS encoding ATP-binding protein has product MTARITIGNDASGKPVEFDIEELLATRLLVQGNSGSGKSHLLRRLLEESARMVQQVVIDPEGDFVTLAEPFGHIVIDGAAYSPAEIEALARRIREHRASVVLALEGLEVEQQIRCAAQFLTALFDAPREHWFPALVVVDEAQMFAPAVAGEIAEDTRRMTLSAMTNLMCRGRKRGLAGIVATQRLAKLAKNVAAEASNFLMGRTFLDIDMVRAADLLGMERRQAERIRELERGHFLALGPAITRLPVAVKIGPVQSGLKARAEGLMAMPETAPADMEALLTRDLASEVAKAPPPAPPPPRWEDVEDSIAQAEERQVEAPRAPVDTSAVAQQIDTIISTLAAEEGIAFQSASTQYQTFLSRCRRERIIGPMPDMGSFRRRFAMAGAGLDLLDEDLRERIMQLARGVEDDLLAPFLVLAKTASAGEADVDEDELGRAYGSSSPGRIRRLLDHLERQGLIVVREDFGGGRSVLVPGLESSATPAE; this is encoded by the coding sequence GTGACAGCCCGCATCACCATCGGCAACGACGCGTCCGGCAAGCCGGTCGAGTTCGATATCGAGGAGCTCCTCGCGACCCGCCTGCTCGTCCAGGGCAATTCGGGCAGCGGCAAGTCGCACCTGCTGCGCCGCCTGCTTGAAGAGAGCGCGCGGATGGTCCAGCAGGTGGTGATCGACCCAGAAGGCGATTTCGTCACCCTGGCCGAACCCTTCGGGCATATCGTGATCGACGGCGCGGCTTATTCGCCCGCCGAGATCGAGGCACTGGCGCGCCGTATCCGCGAACACCGGGCAAGCGTGGTGCTGGCGCTGGAAGGACTCGAGGTCGAACAGCAGATCCGCTGCGCCGCGCAGTTCCTGACCGCACTGTTCGATGCCCCGCGCGAGCACTGGTTCCCCGCGCTCGTGGTGGTCGACGAAGCGCAGATGTTCGCGCCCGCGGTCGCGGGGGAGATCGCCGAGGACACGCGGCGCATGACGTTGTCGGCGATGACCAATCTGATGTGTCGCGGGCGCAAGCGCGGGCTGGCGGGGATCGTCGCAACGCAGCGGCTGGCGAAGCTGGCCAAGAACGTCGCGGCTGAAGCCTCGAACTTCCTCATGGGGCGTACCTTCCTCGATATCGACATGGTCCGCGCGGCCGACCTGCTCGGCATGGAGCGGCGGCAAGCGGAACGCATCCGCGAGCTCGAGCGCGGGCACTTCCTCGCGCTGGGTCCGGCAATTACGCGGTTGCCTGTCGCGGTGAAGATCGGGCCTGTCCAATCGGGCCTCAAGGCGCGCGCCGAAGGGCTGATGGCGATGCCCGAAACCGCGCCCGCCGACATGGAGGCGCTGCTCACCCGCGACCTCGCGAGCGAGGTCGCCAAGGCGCCGCCGCCCGCGCCACCTCCGCCGCGCTGGGAGGATGTCGAGGATTCGATCGCCCAGGCAGAAGAGCGCCAGGTCGAGGCGCCGCGCGCGCCCGTCGACACCTCCGCCGTGGCCCAACAGATCGACACGATCATCTCCACGCTGGCTGCGGAGGAAGGCATCGCCTTCCAGTCGGCCAGCACGCAGTACCAGACCTTTCTCTCGCGCTGCCGGCGTGAACGGATAATCGGGCCGATGCCCGACATGGGCAGCTTCCGCCGTCGCTTCGCCATGGCGGGTGCCGGCCTCGACTTGCTCGACGAAGATCTGCGTGAGCGGATCATGCAGCTCGCACGCGGGGTAGAAGACGACCTACTCGCGCCTTTCCTGGTACTGGCCAAGACTGCGAGCGCGGGCGAGGCGGATGTCGACGAGGACGAGCTGGGGCGTGCCTATGGCAGCAGTTCGCCGGGGCGTATCCGTCGCCTGCTCGACCATCTCGAACGCCAGGGGCTGATCGTCGTGCGCGAGGATTTCGGCGGTGGCCGCTCGGTCTTGGTGCCGGGGCTCGAAAGCTCAGCGACTCCCGCCGAATAG
- the clpB gene encoding ATP-dependent chaperone ClpB, with translation MNLEKFTDRAKGFLQSAQTVAIRMNHQRISPAHILKALLEDSEGMAAQLIQRAGGNAGIAVNDVDMALGKIPAVSGGGAQQTPGLDNDAVRVLDQAEQLAQKAGDSFVPVQRLLQALALSGGDAGKALQSANVDAKALETAIQEATGGRTADSAGAENAYDAMKKYARDLTQAARDGKLDPVIGRDEEIRRTVQILARRTKNNPALIGEPGTGKTAIAEGLALRIANGDVPDSLKGRTLMALDMGSLIAGAKYRGEFEERLKAVLDEVKGAEGQIILFIDEMHTLIGAGASEGSMDASNLLKPALSRGELHCIGATTLDEYQKYVEKDPALQRRFQAVFIGEPSVEDTISILRGIKDKYELHHGVRITDGAIVAAAQLSNRYIQNRFLPDKAIDLMDEAASRIRMEVESKPEEIEKLDRRIIQLKIEEQALQKESDDASKDRLEALRKELADLEQQSSELTTRWQNERDKIHAEARIKEELDQARLELEQAQRTGDLAKAGELQYGRIPELEKKLNEAAGQTENALLREEVTEDDIAGVVSRWTGIPVDKMLEGEREKLLQMEEILGKRVIGQAQAIDAVSKAVRRARAGLQDPNRPLGSFLFLGPTGVGKTELTKALAGFLFDDDQAMVRIDMSEFMEKHAVARLIGAPPGYVGYEEGGVLTEAVRRRPYQVVLFDEVEKAHADVFNVLLQVLDDGRLTDGQGRVVDFTNTLIILTSNLGSQYLANLEDGQGVESVETQVMDVVRGHFRPEFLNRLDEIILFHRLGQEHMAPIVDIQVNRVQKLLKDRKIVLDLTEGAKKWLGRVGYDPVYGARPLKRAVQRYLQDPLADKILRGEVPDGSTVHIDEGDGALAMKVG, from the coding sequence ATGAATCTCGAAAAGTTCACCGACCGCGCCAAGGGTTTCCTCCAGAGCGCGCAGACCGTTGCGATCCGCATGAATCACCAGCGGATATCGCCGGCCCATATCCTCAAAGCGCTGTTGGAAGACAGCGAGGGCATGGCTGCACAGCTGATCCAGCGTGCGGGCGGCAATGCCGGGATTGCGGTCAACGACGTCGACATGGCGCTGGGCAAGATACCCGCGGTTTCAGGCGGTGGTGCGCAACAGACCCCCGGCCTCGATAATGACGCCGTCCGCGTGCTCGACCAGGCCGAACAGCTCGCGCAGAAGGCGGGTGACAGCTTCGTCCCCGTCCAGCGCCTGTTGCAGGCGCTCGCGCTTTCGGGCGGCGATGCAGGCAAGGCCCTGCAATCGGCCAATGTTGATGCAAAGGCGCTGGAAACGGCGATCCAGGAGGCAACCGGCGGGCGCACCGCCGACAGCGCCGGTGCCGAAAACGCCTATGACGCGATGAAGAAATATGCTCGCGACCTGACTCAGGCCGCGCGTGACGGCAAGCTCGACCCGGTCATCGGCCGCGACGAGGAAATCCGCCGTACGGTGCAGATTCTCGCCCGCCGCACCAAGAACAACCCCGCGCTGATTGGCGAACCCGGCACCGGCAAGACCGCGATTGCCGAAGGCCTCGCGCTGCGCATCGCCAATGGCGACGTGCCCGATAGCCTCAAGGGCCGCACGCTGATGGCGCTCGACATGGGCTCGCTGATTGCGGGCGCAAAGTATCGCGGCGAATTCGAGGAGCGGCTCAAGGCCGTGCTCGACGAGGTCAAGGGCGCCGAAGGCCAGATCATCCTGTTCATCGACGAGATGCACACGCTGATCGGTGCGGGCGCCAGCGAAGGCAGCATGGATGCCTCGAACCTGCTCAAGCCGGCGCTGTCGCGCGGCGAATTGCACTGCATCGGCGCGACCACGCTCGACGAATACCAGAAGTATGTCGAGAAGGATCCCGCGCTGCAGCGGCGGTTCCAGGCCGTTTTCATCGGCGAGCCCAGCGTCGAGGATACGATCAGCATCCTGCGCGGGATCAAGGACAAGTACGAACTGCACCACGGCGTGCGCATCACCGATGGCGCAATCGTCGCGGCGGCGCAGCTGTCCAACCGCTATATCCAGAACCGCTTCCTGCCCGACAAGGCGATCGACCTGATGGACGAGGCGGCTTCGCGCATCCGCATGGAGGTGGAGAGCAAGCCCGAGGAGATCGAGAAGCTCGATCGCCGGATCATCCAGCTCAAGATCGAGGAACAGGCGCTGCAGAAGGAGAGCGATGACGCGTCGAAGGACCGTCTCGAGGCCCTGCGTAAGGAGCTTGCCGATCTCGAGCAGCAGTCGAGCGAGCTGACCACCCGCTGGCAGAACGAGCGCGACAAGATCCACGCCGAGGCGCGGATCAAGGAAGAGCTCGACCAGGCGCGGCTGGAGCTCGAACAGGCGCAGCGCACCGGCGATCTCGCCAAGGCGGGCGAGCTGCAATACGGCAGGATTCCCGAGCTCGAGAAGAAACTCAACGAAGCTGCCGGCCAGACCGAGAACGCGCTGCTGCGCGAGGAAGTGACCGAGGATGACATCGCCGGTGTCGTCAGCCGCTGGACCGGCATCCCGGTCGACAAGATGCTCGAGGGCGAACGCGAGAAGCTGCTGCAGATGGAGGAGATCCTCGGCAAGCGGGTGATCGGCCAGGCGCAAGCGATCGATGCGGTATCCAAGGCCGTGCGCCGCGCGCGTGCGGGCCTGCAGGATCCCAATCGCCCGCTCGGCTCGTTCCTCTTCCTCGGCCCGACCGGTGTCGGCAAGACCGAACTGACCAAGGCGCTGGCTGGCTTCCTGTTCGACGACGACCAGGCGATGGTCCGCATCGACATGAGCGAGTTCATGGAGAAGCACGCGGTCGCCCGCCTGATCGGCGCGCCTCCGGGCTATGTTGGATATGAAGAGGGCGGGGTCCTAACCGAAGCCGTCCGCCGCCGTCCCTACCAGGTCGTGCTGTTCGATGAGGTCGAGAAAGCGCATGCGGATGTATTTAATGTACTTCTGCAGGTGCTCGACGACGGTCGCCTGACCGACGGGCAGGGCCGCGTGGTCGACTTCACCAATACGCTGATCATCCTGACGTCGAACCTCGGCAGCCAGTACCTGGCCAATCTCGAGGATGGGCAGGGCGTTGAGAGCGTTGAGACGCAAGTGATGGATGTGGTGCGCGGGCATTTCCGCCCCGAGTTCCTCAACCGGCTCGACGAGATCATCCTGTTCCACCGCCTCGGCCAGGAACACATGGCACCGATCGTCGATATCCAGGTCAATCGCGTGCAGAAGCTGCTCAAGGATCGCAAGATCGTGCTCGACCTTACGGAGGGTGCAAAGAAATGGCTCGGCCGGGTGGGTTACGACCCCGTCTACGGCGCGCGACCGCTCAAGCGGGCGGTGCAGCGCTACCTGCAGGACCCGCTGGCAGACAAGATCCTGCGCGGCGAGGTGCCCGATGGATCGACCGTGCATATCGACGAAGGCGACGGTGCGTTGGCGATGAAGGTGGGTTGA
- a CDS encoding TonB-dependent receptor, with the protein MRSTLLCLLAGTALVPFQAVHATESEIADSGEAAASDENQIIVFGKGQTRQTGTLDEERIAISTPAISPLKAIARLPGVNFQSSDPFGNYEWSQRISIRGFNQNQLGYTFDGVPLGDASYGNHNGLHISRVISQENIGSIAVTQGAGNIGVASTNNLGGTVETSSQDPEGRLAVLGDATYGRFDTYRGFLRLNYGTPGGASGYVSYGYYQTDKWKGYGEQRQHMVNAKLTIPVGSFAIDGWYSYSDRAEQDYQDFSLEQIDRLGYFADNLSYERLELANLVADVGANTGYTGATPQNPAAGTTYPAPYTSPDDAYLDAAGLRRDHLAYLRLHGDAGQAKLALTGYYHTNEGQGLWGTPYVPSPTGGSPYSIRTTEYDIERTGVLGTASLPVAGTDLTLGLWYENNDFHQARRFYALTSRTEPGRSFLEFQSDPFFTQWEFDFNTKTYQYHVEDSIQLDALKLNLGWKGFRVENNADPVISGGRAVGSFAVEDWFQPHAGVTYDLGQAEIFAGFTQVTRAFASATTAGPFATSQAGFDSLQADGLRPETSNTYEIGVRYNTPIVNAVLAGYYVDFDNRIIAFANGAGIVGNPAILRNVGSVRSIGIEAAADVKLNDIVGFYASYAYNDSTYRNDVLNADSTLYAATRGKTVVDSPKHILHAEVNFDTVGFFGNLGMDYQSKRYFTYENDQSVGGRVTVDAALGYRFDDHFELRLNATNLFNERYIGTIGTNGFGNRGDNQTLQTAAPRAVFATLTVKN; encoded by the coding sequence ATGCGCTCCACGCTCCTGTGCCTGCTTGCAGGGACCGCCCTGGTCCCGTTCCAGGCAGTCCACGCCACCGAAAGCGAAATCGCGGACTCCGGCGAAGCCGCCGCCAGCGACGAAAACCAGATCATCGTTTTCGGCAAGGGTCAGACCCGCCAGACCGGCACGCTGGACGAAGAACGGATCGCCATTTCGACCCCGGCGATCAGCCCGCTCAAGGCGATCGCGCGACTTCCCGGCGTGAACTTCCAGTCGTCGGATCCATTCGGCAACTACGAATGGTCGCAGCGCATCTCGATCCGCGGCTTCAACCAGAACCAGCTGGGCTACACCTTCGACGGCGTGCCGCTGGGCGATGCCAGCTACGGCAATCACAACGGTCTGCACATCAGCCGAGTGATTTCGCAGGAGAACATCGGTTCGATCGCAGTCACACAAGGCGCAGGGAACATCGGGGTCGCGTCCACCAACAACCTGGGCGGCACGGTGGAGACGAGCTCGCAGGATCCGGAAGGGCGCCTCGCCGTACTGGGTGATGCGACCTATGGCCGGTTTGATACCTATCGCGGTTTCCTGCGCCTGAACTATGGCACGCCGGGCGGCGCGTCGGGCTATGTCAGCTATGGCTACTACCAGACCGACAAATGGAAGGGTTACGGCGAGCAGCGCCAGCACATGGTCAACGCCAAGCTGACTATCCCTGTCGGCAGCTTCGCGATCGACGGCTGGTACAGCTATTCCGACCGTGCCGAGCAGGATTACCAGGACTTCAGCCTCGAGCAGATCGACCGCCTTGGCTACTTCGCCGACAATCTCAGCTACGAACGGCTGGAACTGGCCAACCTTGTCGCCGATGTCGGGGCCAACACGGGCTATACCGGCGCGACACCGCAAAATCCGGCGGCCGGGACTACCTACCCTGCCCCCTATACCTCGCCCGACGATGCCTATCTCGACGCCGCGGGCCTGCGTCGAGATCACCTCGCCTACCTGCGCCTGCACGGCGACGCCGGGCAGGCGAAGCTGGCCTTGACCGGCTACTATCACACCAATGAAGGCCAGGGATTGTGGGGCACGCCCTATGTGCCGAGCCCGACCGGTGGATCGCCCTATTCGATCCGTACCACCGAATACGACATCGAGCGCACGGGCGTGCTCGGTACCGCGTCGCTTCCGGTCGCAGGCACCGACCTGACCCTGGGCCTGTGGTACGAGAACAATGATTTCCACCAGGCGCGGCGCTTCTACGCGCTGACCAGCCGCACCGAACCGGGCCGCAGCTTCCTGGAATTCCAGAGCGATCCGTTCTTCACCCAGTGGGAATTCGACTTCAACACCAAGACCTACCAGTACCATGTCGAGGACTCGATCCAGCTCGATGCGCTCAAGCTGAACCTGGGCTGGAAGGGCTTCCGCGTCGAAAACAATGCCGATCCGGTGATCTCTGGAGGTCGCGCCGTGGGCTCTTTCGCAGTCGAGGACTGGTTCCAGCCGCACGCAGGCGTAACCTATGATCTGGGTCAGGCGGAAATCTTCGCCGGCTTCACGCAGGTCACCCGCGCCTTCGCCAGCGCCACCACCGCCGGTCCCTTCGCGACCAGCCAGGCCGGCTTCGATTCGCTCCAGGCAGACGGGCTTCGGCCGGAAACCTCGAACACCTATGAGATTGGCGTACGCTACAACACGCCGATCGTGAACGCAGTGCTCGCCGGTTATTACGTCGACTTCGACAACCGCATCATCGCCTTCGCCAATGGCGCGGGGATCGTCGGCAACCCGGCTATCCTGCGCAATGTCGGTTCGGTGCGCTCGATCGGCATCGAAGCGGCGGCAGACGTGAAGCTGAACGACATCGTCGGCTTCTACGCCAGCTACGCCTACAACGATTCGACCTATCGCAACGACGTTCTCAACGCCGACTCAACGCTCTATGCGGCGACCCGTGGCAAGACGGTGGTCGACAGCCCGAAGCACATCCTCCACGCCGAAGTGAACTTCGACACTGTGGGTTTCTTCGGCAATCTGGGCATGGATTATCAATCCAAGCGCTACTTCACCTATGAGAACGACCAGTCGGTCGGCGGGCGGGTGACCGTCGATGCTGCGCTCGGCTATCGTTTCGACGATCACTTCGAACTGCGTCTCAACGCGACGAACCTGTTCAACGAACGCTATATCGGCACGATCGGGACCAATGGCTTCGGCAACCGTGGTGACAACCAGACGCTGCAGACAGCTGCCCCGCGCGCGGTGTTTGCCACGCTGACAGTCAAGAACTGA
- a CDS encoding acylase, which translates to MRKWLGRIGFALVVILIAGFIVLATWEPFWAERDDVRLSDRSYSAEIVRDDFGVPHIYGKTDADVAYGVAVAHAQDDFATLQDVVAMARGRYGAIAGQDGAAVDYVYHLLDARGTAERHYPKLPEDTRALFEAYATGLNDYAKDHPDEVALANLFPVDGTDIAAGFALRQPFFFGLNNVIEPLVTGTDLLPEFGPPTPKGKQARAYPLPWGEDGALSGSNAFAIAPQKSGDGATRLVSNSHQPWRGGVAWYELVVESGEGWHYAGANFPGSPYPFLGHNEDLGWTNTVNRPDMADVYQLVMDDSGTKYRMGDKWLALEENIVTLPVKLGPLVLPIPRKVYRSVHGPVIRNERGTFAIRYGGIDNIGQLDAYYRLNKAKSLDEWQAILARMDIPSTNFIYGDAKGNIAYVYNAAIPDRPKGYDWRGILPGDDAKAIWKGPVAYEALPRYINPASGWLYNSNNTPFTAAGPGSDLSPGSVPPEMGVELKQTNRSHRAWKLMSEAAVIDLPTLKRIKYDTGYAREGYVADLWAELETLQLDPKSELGKARQLLIDWDFDADSKGPGDALALLMIKDFMSAEYQNKPLPNVREKLAWAVDHLKAHFGRIDPPAGELLRLRLGQVDLPLDGGSDTLRASTTWDVADDGRLAVKHGDSFIQFIEWLPGKRVSSQSIQPFGAATTRPNSPHYTDQAALFVQHRLKPVHFWREDVLANAKSRTTVTHRPNR; encoded by the coding sequence ATGCGGAAATGGTTAGGGCGCATCGGATTTGCGCTGGTGGTGATTTTGATCGCCGGCTTCATAGTGCTGGCTACGTGGGAACCGTTCTGGGCCGAACGAGACGATGTCCGCCTGTCGGACCGCTCCTATTCCGCCGAAATCGTGCGCGACGATTTCGGCGTCCCGCATATCTACGGCAAGACCGACGCCGATGTCGCCTACGGCGTGGCTGTGGCGCACGCACAGGATGATTTCGCGACACTCCAGGACGTCGTCGCCATGGCCCGCGGTCGCTATGGCGCGATCGCCGGACAGGACGGTGCGGCGGTGGACTATGTCTACCACCTGCTCGATGCACGCGGCACGGCAGAACGCCACTATCCCAAACTGCCCGAAGATACGCGGGCGCTGTTCGAAGCCTATGCGACTGGCCTCAACGACTATGCCAAGGACCATCCTGACGAGGTCGCCCTCGCCAACCTGTTCCCCGTCGACGGGACCGACATCGCCGCGGGTTTCGCATTGCGCCAGCCGTTCTTCTTCGGCCTCAACAATGTCATCGAACCCTTGGTGACGGGCACGGATCTCCTGCCAGAGTTCGGCCCGCCAACCCCCAAGGGCAAGCAGGCCCGCGCCTACCCGCTACCTTGGGGTGAAGACGGGGCGCTGTCCGGCTCGAACGCCTTCGCGATCGCCCCGCAGAAATCGGGCGATGGCGCCACCCGCCTGGTATCGAACAGCCACCAACCGTGGCGCGGCGGCGTTGCCTGGTACGAACTCGTCGTCGAGAGCGGTGAGGGCTGGCACTATGCCGGCGCGAACTTCCCGGGCAGCCCCTACCCCTTCCTCGGCCACAATGAGGACCTCGGCTGGACCAATACGGTCAACCGTCCCGACATGGCCGACGTCTACCAGCTGGTGATGGACGATAGCGGCACCAAATACCGCATGGGGGACAAGTGGTTAGCGCTCGAGGAAAACATCGTCACCCTGCCGGTAAAGCTCGGCCCGCTAGTGCTTCCGATCCCGCGCAAGGTCTATCGCAGCGTACACGGTCCGGTGATCCGGAACGAGCGGGGCACCTTCGCGATCCGCTATGGCGGGATCGACAATATCGGCCAGCTCGACGCCTATTACCGGCTCAACAAGGCCAAGAGCCTCGATGAATGGCAGGCCATCCTTGCGCGGATGGACATCCCGTCCACCAACTTCATCTACGGCGATGCCAAGGGCAATATCGCCTATGTCTACAATGCGGCGATCCCCGATCGGCCCAAGGGATATGATTGGCGGGGCATCTTGCCCGGCGACGATGCAAAGGCGATCTGGAAGGGCCCCGTCGCTTACGAGGCGCTCCCGCGCTACATCAATCCCGCAAGCGGATGGCTCTACAACTCGAACAACACCCCCTTTACCGCCGCGGGGCCGGGCAGCGACCTGTCACCCGGCAGCGTGCCGCCGGAAATGGGGGTCGAACTCAAGCAGACCAATCGTTCGCACCGCGCGTGGAAGCTGATGAGCGAAGCTGCGGTGATCGACCTGCCGACACTGAAGCGGATCAAGTATGACACTGGCTACGCACGCGAAGGCTATGTTGCCGATCTCTGGGCCGAACTGGAAACACTGCAGCTCGACCCCAAGAGCGAGCTTGGCAAAGCACGCCAGCTGTTGATCGACTGGGATTTCGACGCCGACAGCAAGGGACCGGGCGATGCGCTGGCGCTGTTGATGATCAAGGATTTCATGTCGGCCGAATACCAGAACAAGCCGCTCCCCAATGTGCGGGAGAAGCTGGCTTGGGCAGTCGACCACCTTAAGGCGCACTTCGGGCGCATCGATCCGCCGGCGGGCGAGTTGCTGCGCCTCCGGCTCGGCCAGGTCGACCTGCCACTCGACGGCGGATCGGACACGCTGCGGGCTTCGACCACCTGGGACGTCGCAGACGATGGTCGCCTGGCGGTCAAGCACGGCGACAGCTTCATCCAGTTCATCGAATGGCTCCCGGGCAAGCGGGTCAGCTCGCAGTCGATCCAGCCCTTCGGCGCGGCTACCACACGGCCCAATTCCCCGCATTACACCGATCAGGCGGCGCTGTTCGTCCAGCATCGCTTGAAGCCGGTCCATTTCTGGCGCGAAGACGTGCTCGCCAACGCGAAGTCCCGCACCACCGTCACACACCGACCCAATCGCTAA